Proteins encoded within one genomic window of Gambusia affinis linkage group LG23, SWU_Gaff_1.0, whole genome shotgun sequence:
- the LOC122826457 gene encoding ubiquitin carboxyl-terminal hydrolase 15-like isoform X1: MAEGGAADLDTQRGEIAALLKTQLRKGDTWYLVDSRWFKQWKKYVGFDSWDKYQMGDQNVYPGPVDNSGLLKDGDVLAIKEHLIDELDYILVPTEGWNKLVSWYGLTEGQEPISRKVVEQGMFVKHCKVEVYLTELKLCEDSNMDNVITRRFSKADTIDMIEKEMRKLFSIPDEKETRLWNRYMSNTFEPLNKPDSTIQDAGLYQGQVLVIEQKNQDGTWPRGSMASKSSGASNLSALPKISPSSLTNNHNSSFNSRNVKNSSYGLPSSYPTYSNSYDYSEQSRQSERSGLCGLSNLGNTCFMNSAVQCLSNITPLTEYFLKDKYRDELNEDNPLGMKGEIARAYAELIKQLWSGKYSYVTPRPFKTQVGRFAPQFSGYQQQDSHELLAFLLDGLHEDLNRIRKKPYIQLKDANGRPDKVVAEEAWENHIKRNDSIIVDIFHGLFKSTLVCPVCAKVSVTFDPFCYLTLPLPMKKERSLEVYLVRLDPVAKPTQYKLTVPKVGYISDLCTSLSCLSAVPAEKMIVTDIYNHRFHRIFATNENLSSIMERDDIYVFEVAVNRVEDADHVVIPVHLREKYKQSGYNHTSTPLFGLPFLIAVPRTLSEDKLYNMLLSRLCRFIRSPVEADEEDGEETQPPTQHTINGNATNGLLEEGSPSEMETDEQDDESSQDQELPSENENSQSEDSVGGDNELENGVVAPQLSTKGQQTAGLNRKRLFTFQFNNMGKTDFSLIKEDTKLIRFDEGHLRLSDRSYLSLDWEPEIKKKYFDESVVEDYDKHESMEYKPQKKAFFKLKDCIELFTTKEKLGAEDPWYCPNCKQHQQATKKLDLWSLPPVLVVHLKRFSYSRYMRDKLDSLVDFPLRDLDMSEFLINPNAGPCRYDLIAVSNHYGGMGGGHYTAYAKNKEDGKWYNFDDSSVSPASEDQIVSKAGYVLFYQRQDTVKGTGYFALDREEEEEEEEEEEEGEDDEENEAEELVERRTVSSSQGACAAAQSDEEEEPVQNKGSKNDINQEEEEEEEEQVSNRDITMKTN, translated from the exons ATGGCGGAAGGCGGAGCGGCTGATCTGGATACCCAGAGAGGAGAGATTGCGGCGCTGCTGAAAACACAGTTACGGAAGGGAGACACTTG GTATCTTGTGGATAGTCGCTGGTTCAAACAGTGGAAGAAATATGTGGGATTCGACAGCTGGGATAAGTACCAGATGGGAGATCAGAATGTCTACCCAGGACCGGTGGACAACTCCGGTCTCCTCAAAG ATGGGGACGTGCTGGCAATCAAGGAGCACCTCATCGACGAACTCGACTACATCCTGGTCCCAACGGAGGGCTGGAACAAGCTTGTCAGCTGGTACGGGCTGACAGAAGGCCAGGAGCCAATCTCCCGCAAG gtGGTGGAACAGGGTATGTTCGTGAAGCACTGCAAAGTGGAGGTGTACTTGACAGAGCTGAAGCTTTGTGAAGACAGCAACATGGACAACGTGATCACCAGACGTTTCAGTAAAGCCGACACAATAG ACATGATAGAGAAGGAGATGCGGAAACTGTTCAGCATCCCTGATGAGAAGGAGACGAGGCTGTGGAACAGGTACATGAGCAACACCTTCGAGCCGCTCAACAAGCCTGACAGCACCATCCAAGACGCCGGCCTCTATCAAGGACAG GTGCTCGTAATAGAGCAGAAGAACCAGGATGGCACGTGGCCCCGAGGCTCCATGGCGTCCAA GTCATCTGGCGCTTCCAATCTCTCTGCTTTGCCAAAGATCTCGCCTTCATCTCTCACAAACAATCATAACAGCAGCTTCAACAGCAGGAA TGTTAAGAACTCCAGCTACGGTCTGCCCTCCTCGTACCCAACCTACAGCAACAGCTATGATTACTCGGAACAGAGCCGGCAGAGTGAGCGCTCGGGCCTCTGTGGGCTCTCCAACCTGGGAAACACCTGCTTCATGAACTCTGCAGTGCAG TGTTTAAGCAATATCACCCCCCTGACGGAGTACTTCCTTAAAGACAAGTACAGAGACGAGCTGAACGAAGACAACCCCCTGGGCATGAAGGGGGAGATCGCCAGAGCCTACGCTGAGCTCATCAAGCAGCTGTGGTCGGGCAAATACAGCTACGTCACCCCGAGACCCTTCAAG accCAAGTGGGGCGCTTTGCCCCGCAGTTCTCAGGCTACCAGCAGCAGGACTCTCATGAGCTCCTAGCCTTCCTCCTGGACGGCCTTCACGAGGACCTCAACCGCATCCGGAAGAAACCCTACATCCAGCTCAAGGACGCCAACGGACGGCCGGACAAG GTGGTGGCCGAGGAAGCGTGGGAGAACCACATTAAGAGGAACGACTCCATCATCGTGGACATCTTCCACGGCCTCTTCAAGTCGACTTTGGTTTGTCCTGTGTGCGCCAAGGTCtccgtgacctttgacccgtTCTGCTACTTGACCCTGCCGCTTCCCATGAAGAAAGAGCGGAGTCTGGAGGTGTACCTCGTCAGACTGGACCCAGTTGCTAAACCTACGCAG TACAAGCTGACCGTGCCAAAGGTCGGCTACATCTCTGACCTCTGTACCTCCCTCTCCTGCCTGTCCGCCGTGCCTGCTGAGAAG ATGATTGTAACCGACATCTACAACCACCGTTTCCACCGGATCTTTGCCACTAACGAAAACCTCAGCAGCATCATGGAGCGGGACGATATTTACGT CTTCGAGGTTGCAGTGAACAGGGTAGAAGACGCCGATCACGTAGTAATCCCCGTGCACTTGAGGGAAAAATACAAGCAGTCGGGCTACAACCACACCAGCACGCCGCTGTTCGGACTGCCCTTCCTTATTGCCGTCCCGAGAACACTAAGCGAAGACAAACTCTACAACATGCTCCTCTCTCGCCTCTG CCGGTTCATACGATCTCCCGTAGAGGCAGACGAGGAGGACGGCGAAGAGACTCAACCGCCCACACAGCACACTATCAACGGAAATGCCACTAACGGACTGCTAGAGGAGGGCTCGCCAA GCGAGATGGAGACAGACGAGCAGGACGACGAGTCGAGCCAGGATCAGGAGCTGCCGTCTGAGAACGAGAACAGCCAGTCGGAAGATTCTGTGGGAGGCGACAACGAGCTGGAGAACGGCGTGGTCGCGCCGCAGCTCTCCACTAAGGGCCAGCAAACGGCCGGCCTCAACAGAAAGAGGCTTTTCACATTCCAGTTCAACAACATGGGAAAAACGGACTTCTCTCTCATCAAGGAGGACACCAAGCTGATCCGCTTTGACGAGGGCCATCTCAGACTGAGCG ACCGCTCATACCTGTCTTTGGACTGGGAACCAGAAAtcaagaaaaagtattttgacgAGAGTGTTGTTGAg GACTATGACAAGCACGAGAGCATGGAGTACAAGCCTCAGAAGAAAGCCTTCTTCAAGTTGAAGGACTGCATCGAGCTTTTCACTACCAAGGAGAAACTGGGAGCGGAGGATCCCTG GTACTGTCCAAACTGCAAGCAGCATCAGCAGGCCACCAAGAAGCTGGACTTGTGGTCTCTGCCGCCTGTCCTCGTGGTCCATCTGAAGCGCTTCTCTTACAGTCGCTACATGAGGGACAAGCTGGACTCGCTGGTCGACTTCCCActcag agatcTGGACATGTCAGAGTTCCTGATCAACCCCAACGCCGGGCCCTGTCGCTATGACCTCATCGCCGTGTCCAACCACTATGGCGGGATGGGAGGCGGCCATT ACACTGCATATGCCAAGAACAAAGAAGATGGGAAGTGGTACAACTTCGATGACAGTAGTGTGTCTCCTGCCAGCGAAGACCAAATAGTG TCCAAAGCTGGCTATGTGTTGTTCTACCAGCGCCAGGACACTGTTAAAGGCACAGGCTACTTTGCTCTCGAccgcgaggaggaggaggaggaggaggaggaggaagaggaaggtgaggatgatgaggagAACGAAGCGGAAGAGCTGGTAGAAAGAAGGACTGTCTCGTCTTCTCAGGGTGCCTGCGCCGCTGCGCAAAGcgacgaggaggaagagccaGTCCAGAACAAGGGCAGTAAAAATGACATCaaccaggaggaagaggaagaagaggaggaacagGTATCCAATCGAGACATTACCATGAAAACCAACTGA
- the LOC122826457 gene encoding ubiquitin carboxyl-terminal hydrolase 15-like isoform X3 — MAEGGAADLDTQRGEIAALLKTQLRKGDTWYLVDSRWFKQWKKYVGFDSWDKYQMGDQNVYPGPVDNSGLLKDGDVLAIKEHLIDELDYILVPTEGWNKLVSWYGLTEGQEPISRKVVEQGMFVKHCKVEVYLTELKLCEDSNMDNVITRRFSKADTIDMIEKEMRKLFSIPDEKETRLWNRYMSNTFEPLNKPDSTIQDAGLYQGQVLVIEQKNQDGTWPRGSMASKSSGASNLSALPKISPSSLTNNHNSSFNSRNVKNSSYGLPSSYPTYSNSYDYSEQSRQSERSGLCGLSNLGNTCFMNSAVQCLSNITPLTEYFLKDKYRDELNEDNPLGMKGEIARAYAELIKQLWSGKYSYVTPRPFKTQVGRFAPQFSGYQQQDSHELLAFLLDGLHEDLNRIRKKPYIQLKDANGRPDKVVAEEAWENHIKRNDSIIVDIFHGLFKSTLVCPVCAKVSVTFDPFCYLTLPLPMKKERSLEVYLVRLDPVAKPTQYKLTVPKVGYISDLCTSLSCLSAVPAEKMIVTDIYNHRFHRIFATNENLSSIMERDDIYVFEVAVNRVEDADHVVIPVHLREKYKQSGYNHTSTPLFGLPFLIAVPRTLSEDKLYNMLLSRLCRFIRSPVEADEEDGEETQPPTQHTINGNATNGLLEEGSPSEMETDEQDDESSQDQELPSENENSQSEDSVGGDNELENGVVAPQLSTKGQQTAGLNRKRLFTFQFNNMGKTDFSLIKEDTKLIRFDEGHLRLSDRSYLSLDWEPEIKKKYFDESVVEDYDKHESMEYKPQKKAFFKLKDCIELFTTKEKLGAEDPWYCPNCKQHQQATKKLDLWSLPPVLVVHLKRFSYSRYMRDKLDSLVDFPLRDLDMSEFLINPNAGPCRYDLIAVSNHYGGMGGGHYTAYAKNKEDGKWYNFDDSSVSPASEDQIVSKAGYVLFYQRQDTVKGTGYFALDREEEEEEEEEEEEGCLRRCAKRRGGRASPEQGQ; from the exons ATGGCGGAAGGCGGAGCGGCTGATCTGGATACCCAGAGAGGAGAGATTGCGGCGCTGCTGAAAACACAGTTACGGAAGGGAGACACTTG GTATCTTGTGGATAGTCGCTGGTTCAAACAGTGGAAGAAATATGTGGGATTCGACAGCTGGGATAAGTACCAGATGGGAGATCAGAATGTCTACCCAGGACCGGTGGACAACTCCGGTCTCCTCAAAG ATGGGGACGTGCTGGCAATCAAGGAGCACCTCATCGACGAACTCGACTACATCCTGGTCCCAACGGAGGGCTGGAACAAGCTTGTCAGCTGGTACGGGCTGACAGAAGGCCAGGAGCCAATCTCCCGCAAG gtGGTGGAACAGGGTATGTTCGTGAAGCACTGCAAAGTGGAGGTGTACTTGACAGAGCTGAAGCTTTGTGAAGACAGCAACATGGACAACGTGATCACCAGACGTTTCAGTAAAGCCGACACAATAG ACATGATAGAGAAGGAGATGCGGAAACTGTTCAGCATCCCTGATGAGAAGGAGACGAGGCTGTGGAACAGGTACATGAGCAACACCTTCGAGCCGCTCAACAAGCCTGACAGCACCATCCAAGACGCCGGCCTCTATCAAGGACAG GTGCTCGTAATAGAGCAGAAGAACCAGGATGGCACGTGGCCCCGAGGCTCCATGGCGTCCAA GTCATCTGGCGCTTCCAATCTCTCTGCTTTGCCAAAGATCTCGCCTTCATCTCTCACAAACAATCATAACAGCAGCTTCAACAGCAGGAA TGTTAAGAACTCCAGCTACGGTCTGCCCTCCTCGTACCCAACCTACAGCAACAGCTATGATTACTCGGAACAGAGCCGGCAGAGTGAGCGCTCGGGCCTCTGTGGGCTCTCCAACCTGGGAAACACCTGCTTCATGAACTCTGCAGTGCAG TGTTTAAGCAATATCACCCCCCTGACGGAGTACTTCCTTAAAGACAAGTACAGAGACGAGCTGAACGAAGACAACCCCCTGGGCATGAAGGGGGAGATCGCCAGAGCCTACGCTGAGCTCATCAAGCAGCTGTGGTCGGGCAAATACAGCTACGTCACCCCGAGACCCTTCAAG accCAAGTGGGGCGCTTTGCCCCGCAGTTCTCAGGCTACCAGCAGCAGGACTCTCATGAGCTCCTAGCCTTCCTCCTGGACGGCCTTCACGAGGACCTCAACCGCATCCGGAAGAAACCCTACATCCAGCTCAAGGACGCCAACGGACGGCCGGACAAG GTGGTGGCCGAGGAAGCGTGGGAGAACCACATTAAGAGGAACGACTCCATCATCGTGGACATCTTCCACGGCCTCTTCAAGTCGACTTTGGTTTGTCCTGTGTGCGCCAAGGTCtccgtgacctttgacccgtTCTGCTACTTGACCCTGCCGCTTCCCATGAAGAAAGAGCGGAGTCTGGAGGTGTACCTCGTCAGACTGGACCCAGTTGCTAAACCTACGCAG TACAAGCTGACCGTGCCAAAGGTCGGCTACATCTCTGACCTCTGTACCTCCCTCTCCTGCCTGTCCGCCGTGCCTGCTGAGAAG ATGATTGTAACCGACATCTACAACCACCGTTTCCACCGGATCTTTGCCACTAACGAAAACCTCAGCAGCATCATGGAGCGGGACGATATTTACGT CTTCGAGGTTGCAGTGAACAGGGTAGAAGACGCCGATCACGTAGTAATCCCCGTGCACTTGAGGGAAAAATACAAGCAGTCGGGCTACAACCACACCAGCACGCCGCTGTTCGGACTGCCCTTCCTTATTGCCGTCCCGAGAACACTAAGCGAAGACAAACTCTACAACATGCTCCTCTCTCGCCTCTG CCGGTTCATACGATCTCCCGTAGAGGCAGACGAGGAGGACGGCGAAGAGACTCAACCGCCCACACAGCACACTATCAACGGAAATGCCACTAACGGACTGCTAGAGGAGGGCTCGCCAA GCGAGATGGAGACAGACGAGCAGGACGACGAGTCGAGCCAGGATCAGGAGCTGCCGTCTGAGAACGAGAACAGCCAGTCGGAAGATTCTGTGGGAGGCGACAACGAGCTGGAGAACGGCGTGGTCGCGCCGCAGCTCTCCACTAAGGGCCAGCAAACGGCCGGCCTCAACAGAAAGAGGCTTTTCACATTCCAGTTCAACAACATGGGAAAAACGGACTTCTCTCTCATCAAGGAGGACACCAAGCTGATCCGCTTTGACGAGGGCCATCTCAGACTGAGCG ACCGCTCATACCTGTCTTTGGACTGGGAACCAGAAAtcaagaaaaagtattttgacgAGAGTGTTGTTGAg GACTATGACAAGCACGAGAGCATGGAGTACAAGCCTCAGAAGAAAGCCTTCTTCAAGTTGAAGGACTGCATCGAGCTTTTCACTACCAAGGAGAAACTGGGAGCGGAGGATCCCTG GTACTGTCCAAACTGCAAGCAGCATCAGCAGGCCACCAAGAAGCTGGACTTGTGGTCTCTGCCGCCTGTCCTCGTGGTCCATCTGAAGCGCTTCTCTTACAGTCGCTACATGAGGGACAAGCTGGACTCGCTGGTCGACTTCCCActcag agatcTGGACATGTCAGAGTTCCTGATCAACCCCAACGCCGGGCCCTGTCGCTATGACCTCATCGCCGTGTCCAACCACTATGGCGGGATGGGAGGCGGCCATT ACACTGCATATGCCAAGAACAAAGAAGATGGGAAGTGGTACAACTTCGATGACAGTAGTGTGTCTCCTGCCAGCGAAGACCAAATAGTG TCCAAAGCTGGCTATGTGTTGTTCTACCAGCGCCAGGACACTGTTAAAGGCACAGGCTACTTTGCTCTCGAccgcgaggaggaggaggaggaggaggaggaggaagaggaag GGTGCCTGCGCCGCTGCGCAAAGcgacgaggaggaagagccaGTCCAGAACAAGGGCAGTAA
- the LOC122826457 gene encoding ubiquitin carboxyl-terminal hydrolase 15-like isoform X2 has translation MAEGGAADLDTQRGEIAALLKTQLRKGDTWYLVDSRWFKQWKKYVGFDSWDKYQMGDQNVYPGPVDNSGLLKDGDVLAIKEHLIDELDYILVPTEGWNKLVSWYGLTEGQEPISRKVVEQGMFVKHCKVEVYLTELKLCEDSNMDNVITRRFSKADTIDMIEKEMRKLFSIPDEKETRLWNRYMSNTFEPLNKPDSTIQDAGLYQGQVLVIEQKNQDGTWPRGSMASNVKNSSYGLPSSYPTYSNSYDYSEQSRQSERSGLCGLSNLGNTCFMNSAVQCLSNITPLTEYFLKDKYRDELNEDNPLGMKGEIARAYAELIKQLWSGKYSYVTPRPFKTQVGRFAPQFSGYQQQDSHELLAFLLDGLHEDLNRIRKKPYIQLKDANGRPDKVVAEEAWENHIKRNDSIIVDIFHGLFKSTLVCPVCAKVSVTFDPFCYLTLPLPMKKERSLEVYLVRLDPVAKPTQYKLTVPKVGYISDLCTSLSCLSAVPAEKMIVTDIYNHRFHRIFATNENLSSIMERDDIYVFEVAVNRVEDADHVVIPVHLREKYKQSGYNHTSTPLFGLPFLIAVPRTLSEDKLYNMLLSRLCRFIRSPVEADEEDGEETQPPTQHTINGNATNGLLEEGSPSEMETDEQDDESSQDQELPSENENSQSEDSVGGDNELENGVVAPQLSTKGQQTAGLNRKRLFTFQFNNMGKTDFSLIKEDTKLIRFDEGHLRLSDRSYLSLDWEPEIKKKYFDESVVEDYDKHESMEYKPQKKAFFKLKDCIELFTTKEKLGAEDPWYCPNCKQHQQATKKLDLWSLPPVLVVHLKRFSYSRYMRDKLDSLVDFPLRDLDMSEFLINPNAGPCRYDLIAVSNHYGGMGGGHYTAYAKNKEDGKWYNFDDSSVSPASEDQIVSKAGYVLFYQRQDTVKGTGYFALDREEEEEEEEEEEEGEDDEENEAEELVERRTVSSSQGACAAAQSDEEEEPVQNKGSKNDINQEEEEEEEEQVSNRDITMKTN, from the exons ATGGCGGAAGGCGGAGCGGCTGATCTGGATACCCAGAGAGGAGAGATTGCGGCGCTGCTGAAAACACAGTTACGGAAGGGAGACACTTG GTATCTTGTGGATAGTCGCTGGTTCAAACAGTGGAAGAAATATGTGGGATTCGACAGCTGGGATAAGTACCAGATGGGAGATCAGAATGTCTACCCAGGACCGGTGGACAACTCCGGTCTCCTCAAAG ATGGGGACGTGCTGGCAATCAAGGAGCACCTCATCGACGAACTCGACTACATCCTGGTCCCAACGGAGGGCTGGAACAAGCTTGTCAGCTGGTACGGGCTGACAGAAGGCCAGGAGCCAATCTCCCGCAAG gtGGTGGAACAGGGTATGTTCGTGAAGCACTGCAAAGTGGAGGTGTACTTGACAGAGCTGAAGCTTTGTGAAGACAGCAACATGGACAACGTGATCACCAGACGTTTCAGTAAAGCCGACACAATAG ACATGATAGAGAAGGAGATGCGGAAACTGTTCAGCATCCCTGATGAGAAGGAGACGAGGCTGTGGAACAGGTACATGAGCAACACCTTCGAGCCGCTCAACAAGCCTGACAGCACCATCCAAGACGCCGGCCTCTATCAAGGACAG GTGCTCGTAATAGAGCAGAAGAACCAGGATGGCACGTGGCCCCGAGGCTCCATGGCGTCCAA TGTTAAGAACTCCAGCTACGGTCTGCCCTCCTCGTACCCAACCTACAGCAACAGCTATGATTACTCGGAACAGAGCCGGCAGAGTGAGCGCTCGGGCCTCTGTGGGCTCTCCAACCTGGGAAACACCTGCTTCATGAACTCTGCAGTGCAG TGTTTAAGCAATATCACCCCCCTGACGGAGTACTTCCTTAAAGACAAGTACAGAGACGAGCTGAACGAAGACAACCCCCTGGGCATGAAGGGGGAGATCGCCAGAGCCTACGCTGAGCTCATCAAGCAGCTGTGGTCGGGCAAATACAGCTACGTCACCCCGAGACCCTTCAAG accCAAGTGGGGCGCTTTGCCCCGCAGTTCTCAGGCTACCAGCAGCAGGACTCTCATGAGCTCCTAGCCTTCCTCCTGGACGGCCTTCACGAGGACCTCAACCGCATCCGGAAGAAACCCTACATCCAGCTCAAGGACGCCAACGGACGGCCGGACAAG GTGGTGGCCGAGGAAGCGTGGGAGAACCACATTAAGAGGAACGACTCCATCATCGTGGACATCTTCCACGGCCTCTTCAAGTCGACTTTGGTTTGTCCTGTGTGCGCCAAGGTCtccgtgacctttgacccgtTCTGCTACTTGACCCTGCCGCTTCCCATGAAGAAAGAGCGGAGTCTGGAGGTGTACCTCGTCAGACTGGACCCAGTTGCTAAACCTACGCAG TACAAGCTGACCGTGCCAAAGGTCGGCTACATCTCTGACCTCTGTACCTCCCTCTCCTGCCTGTCCGCCGTGCCTGCTGAGAAG ATGATTGTAACCGACATCTACAACCACCGTTTCCACCGGATCTTTGCCACTAACGAAAACCTCAGCAGCATCATGGAGCGGGACGATATTTACGT CTTCGAGGTTGCAGTGAACAGGGTAGAAGACGCCGATCACGTAGTAATCCCCGTGCACTTGAGGGAAAAATACAAGCAGTCGGGCTACAACCACACCAGCACGCCGCTGTTCGGACTGCCCTTCCTTATTGCCGTCCCGAGAACACTAAGCGAAGACAAACTCTACAACATGCTCCTCTCTCGCCTCTG CCGGTTCATACGATCTCCCGTAGAGGCAGACGAGGAGGACGGCGAAGAGACTCAACCGCCCACACAGCACACTATCAACGGAAATGCCACTAACGGACTGCTAGAGGAGGGCTCGCCAA GCGAGATGGAGACAGACGAGCAGGACGACGAGTCGAGCCAGGATCAGGAGCTGCCGTCTGAGAACGAGAACAGCCAGTCGGAAGATTCTGTGGGAGGCGACAACGAGCTGGAGAACGGCGTGGTCGCGCCGCAGCTCTCCACTAAGGGCCAGCAAACGGCCGGCCTCAACAGAAAGAGGCTTTTCACATTCCAGTTCAACAACATGGGAAAAACGGACTTCTCTCTCATCAAGGAGGACACCAAGCTGATCCGCTTTGACGAGGGCCATCTCAGACTGAGCG ACCGCTCATACCTGTCTTTGGACTGGGAACCAGAAAtcaagaaaaagtattttgacgAGAGTGTTGTTGAg GACTATGACAAGCACGAGAGCATGGAGTACAAGCCTCAGAAGAAAGCCTTCTTCAAGTTGAAGGACTGCATCGAGCTTTTCACTACCAAGGAGAAACTGGGAGCGGAGGATCCCTG GTACTGTCCAAACTGCAAGCAGCATCAGCAGGCCACCAAGAAGCTGGACTTGTGGTCTCTGCCGCCTGTCCTCGTGGTCCATCTGAAGCGCTTCTCTTACAGTCGCTACATGAGGGACAAGCTGGACTCGCTGGTCGACTTCCCActcag agatcTGGACATGTCAGAGTTCCTGATCAACCCCAACGCCGGGCCCTGTCGCTATGACCTCATCGCCGTGTCCAACCACTATGGCGGGATGGGAGGCGGCCATT ACACTGCATATGCCAAGAACAAAGAAGATGGGAAGTGGTACAACTTCGATGACAGTAGTGTGTCTCCTGCCAGCGAAGACCAAATAGTG TCCAAAGCTGGCTATGTGTTGTTCTACCAGCGCCAGGACACTGTTAAAGGCACAGGCTACTTTGCTCTCGAccgcgaggaggaggaggaggaggaggaggaggaagaggaaggtgaggatgatgaggagAACGAAGCGGAAGAGCTGGTAGAAAGAAGGACTGTCTCGTCTTCTCAGGGTGCCTGCGCCGCTGCGCAAAGcgacgaggaggaagagccaGTCCAGAACAAGGGCAGTAAAAATGACATCaaccaggaggaagaggaagaagaggaggaacagGTATCCAATCGAGACATTACCATGAAAACCAACTGA